The Deltaproteobacteria bacterium DNA window CAGGTACTCCTAAGGGGCCGAAAAATCAGATAACCCTTTTTCTTTGCGGGCCGTCCTCATTTTTTGTATACTACCGGATAATTAATATCCATCCGGAACCTGTAGCTTTCCAGATGGAGCAATAGCTATCAGCTTTTAGCAAAATCCCTTTAAAAAACAGAATAGGCTATGTACTAATCTAATCGCTGACCACGGCAGGAAGGGCTTTTATTAATGAATCCCCATTATCGGGTCGTTATTTTTGGTTCAGCCAGGATTAAGGAAGGTGATCCGGTCTACAAGGATGTCTTCTTTTTGGCCAAGGAATTGGCTCTCTTGGGGATTGATATCGTCACCGGTGGAGGTCCGGGGCTCATGCAGGCGGCAAGTGCCGGTCATAAAAGTATAAGATCGGACACCCTTTCCATCGGCCTGAATATAAAGCTTCCTCGGGGACAAAAAGCCGGCAGATTTTTGGATATCAAAAAGGAATTCGATCGATTCAGCAGCAGGTTGGACACCTTTATGTCCTTATCGGATGCGGTTGTTGTGGCTCCGGGAGGTATTGGAACGCTCCTGGAATTGTTCTATTCCTGGCAACTGGTCCAGGT harbors:
- a CDS encoding LOG family protein, with the protein product MNPHYRVVIFGSARIKEGDPVYKDVFFLAKELALLGIDIVTGGGPGLMQAASAGHKSIRSDTLSIGLNIKLPRGQKAGRFLDIKKEFDRFSSRLDTFMSLSDAVVVAPGGIGTLLELFYSWQLVQVHEICETPIILYGDLWTPLVEWLRTEVLKRGLFDSQDMHHMFHLTSIDKVLRLIKKIHQDRSRMDHVCVNYNKYRVEFEKIKK